A stretch of the Aspergillus puulaauensis MK2 DNA, chromosome 6, nearly complete sequence genome encodes the following:
- a CDS encoding uncharacterized protein (COG:S;~EggNog:ENOG410Q0CZ;~InterPro:IPR021833;~PFAM:PF11905) — MAASESTCANEAAGDAKRLRKRLQNRLNQRAFRSRHQNREGPKSKKPRKNSQYQINRWRLDEQVGLSAETLSKATNTGNDDHTQDSSPDHLSRTAWLPLPVDHRLLHLVQYNVFRGLGENKSVLQQLTMQYCINNESQTEPLSDYTKFPNYSVILPKTSLESTFMGSLAPTTSQRNIAHSSWINYIPFPTLRENLIKWEFAFDHSELVKDLVGDLINSHIFLSIPSGFSEQPVLADKHNAVQETSNGATFAPQAGLIVWGEPYRAENWEATPDFLRKWAWALVGCQELINSTNHWRRIRGERTLRLVSVDGVPAP; from the exons ATGGCCGCCTCTGAATCTACATGCGCCAACGAAGCAGCCGGGGATGCCAAGCGACTACGAAAAAGGTTGCAGAATCGATTAAACCAAAGAGCCTTCA GGTCTCGTCATCAAAACAGAGAGGGCCCGAAAAGCAAAAAGCCCAGGAAAAATAGCCAATATCAAATAAATCGCTGGCGTTTAGATGAACAAGTTGGTTTATCGGCAGAAACACTGTCAAAGGCCACAAATACCGGGAACGACGACCATACCCAAGACAGTTCACCAGATCACTTATCTAGGACAGCCTGGTTACCTCTACCAGTAGATCATCGCTTACTTCATCTCGTGCAGTACAACGTGTTCAGGGGACTAGGCGAGAATAAAAGCGTCCTCCAGCAGCTGACGATGCAATATTGCATAAATAACGAGAGCCAGACCGAACCCTTGTCCGACTATACAAAATTTCCCAACTACTCGGTGATTCTACCAAAGACATCGCTAGAGAGTACTTTCATGGGCTCCCTCGCGCCGACAACTTCTCAGAGGAACATTGCTCACTCATCATGGATAAATTATATCCCATTTCCAACATTGAGAGAGAATCTTATCAAGTGGGAGTTTGCTTTCGATCATTCTGAGTTGGTCAAGGACTTGGTTGGTGATCTAATAAACTCGCATATATTTCTATCGATCCCATCGGGGTTCTCTGAACAGCCAGTGCTTGCTGATAAGCACAATGCCGTACAAGAGACCAGCAATGGAGCCACTTTTGCGCCACAAGCAGGCCTCATTGTCTGGGGAGAGCCCTATCGGGCAGAGAACTGGGAGGCAACACCTGATTTCCTTCGAAAATGGGCATGGGCCTTGGTGGGTTGTCAAGAGTTGATTAACTCGACGAACCATTGGAGGAGAATAAGAGGTGAAAGAACCTTGCGGTTGGTTTCTGTTGATGGTGTTCCAGCTCCGTGA
- a CDS encoding Gfo/Idh/MocA family protein (COG:G,Q;~EggNog:ENOG410PM1U;~InterPro:IPR036291,IPR000683;~PFAM:PF01408;~go_function: GO:0016491 - oxidoreductase activity [Evidence IEA]): MASLLGFVARNWQMSSPSEVPKAPNALKFGILGAANIAKSVLINPAKTHPEVKVQAVAARDKHRAVAYANKHGITQVHESYDAILDDPSIDAVYIPLPSSLHCEWVLKALNKGKHVLVEKPAVVNAIEAEALFQSPVLQKPNAPILLEAMHHRFQPSWQYFLSLVDRSSLDRVVSIGKLPSYIIPKTSVQLGYETGGGNLLNLGTYGMCVLREIIGAEPEECTKCTIRKAPLNGLCDEAAEANFRFPHGVVGEIVTDMRASVFILPTFIASVVHKEVPVEDDRLCRGQKKFHIRKVTLNNFLMAAAWHRIDIEDEFIIKKVDGETKGVIKRWTKKESRKIYTFKDAGLDQPGEPFWSSWRHQLEQFVNRARGREGSGLWFSNEDSLKQAKIIDMAYEEAGLPLRPTGGFPHRHASA; the protein is encoded by the exons ATGGCTTCGCTTCTTGGTTTCGTTGCCCGAAATTGGCAGATGTCATCTCCCTCAGAGGTTCCAAAGGCACCTAATGCTCTGAAGTTTGGCATTCTTGGTGCTGCTAACATTGC GAAAAGCGTCTTGATCAACCCGGCGAAAACACACCCTGAGGTGAAGGTCCAGGCTGTTGCCGCTCGTGACAAGCACAGGGCAGTGGCGTATGCCAATAAACACGGCATAACTCAGGTGCATGAGAGTTATGATG CGATCCTCGATGACCCATCCATCGACGCTGTTTATATCCCGCTTCCCTCTAGCTTGCATTGTGAGTGGGTTTTGAAAGCACTAAACAAGGGAAAACATGTTCTCGTGGAAAAGCCTGCTGTTGTCAATGCCATTGAGGCCGAGGCTCTATTCCAGTCACCAGTGCTTCAAAAACCCAACGCTCCAATCCTACTCGAAGCAATGCACCATCGTTTCCAGCCATCATGGCAatacttcctttccttgGTCGATCGGTCGAGCCTAGACCGCGTGGTCTCTATTGGCAAGCTTCCATCGTATATCATCCCAAAGACCAGCGTTCAGCTTGGGTATGAAACCGGTGGTGGCAATCTACTCAACCTAGGAACATACGGGATGTGCGTCTTGCGGGAGATTATAGGTGCTGAACCTGAAGAGTGTACCAAATGCACCATTCGAAAAGCACCGCTCAATGGACTCTGTGATGAGGCGGCTGAAGCCAACTTCCGGTTCCCGCATGGCGTTGTTGGCGAGATCGTAACGGATATGCGTGCAAGTGTTTTCATCCTCCCGACATTCATAGCCTCGGTTGTTCACAAGGAGGTGCCGGTAGAAGATGACAGACTTTGCCGTGGTCAGAAGAAATTTCACATTCGCAAAGTTACTCTAAACAATTTCCTGATGGCAGCGGCCTGGCATCGTATCGATATCGAAGATGAGTTTATCATCAAGAAGGTCGATGGAGAAACCAAGGGAGTCATCAAACGATGGACGAAGAAAGAGTCTCGAAAGATATATACGTTCAAAGATGCTGGACTCGATCAACCTGGAGAGCCATTTTGGAGCTCATGGCGCCATCAACTCGAGCAGTTCGTCAACCGTGCTCGGGGTAGGGAGGGCTCCGGCCTCTGGTTCAGCAACGAGGATAGTCTTAAGCAGGCGAAAATAATTGACATGGCATACGAGGAAGCGGGATTACCCTTGAGGCCTACTGGAGGCTTTCCCCATCGGCATGCATCTGCATAA
- a CDS encoding uncharacterized protein (COG:S;~EggNog:ENOG410PNQR;~InterPro:IPR002893;~PFAM:PF01753) codes for MSDIVCAVCETKESSETTFMCCSRCTNQYYCSWECLEQNWENHQNVCWGDANSSSHPPSKSLAASIHSPGPKSPSRILLYYRSEDEAYEIIIDAYRLYRDTRSTSTRQADPNDVFRVVPDSRDDFRQFLNLAESRPDLLPRWWSSQKTNACLYKGSGEGWSSLAARVDYLGIIKHYGNPTIPPHLWDMAKVVYGDLWRSITGWPERSKGLEERFKDLEERLNRLEERLKGLKERFKGLKELSDMEGRFKNLVL; via the coding sequence ATGTCTGATATTGTCTGTGCCGTCTGCGAGACAAAAGAGTCCAGCGAAACCACCTTCATGTGTTGTTCAAGATGCACGAACCAGTATTACTGCTCTTGGGAGTGCCTGGAACAAAACTGGGAAAACCACCAAAACGTCTGTTGGGGGGACGCCAATTCTAGCTCCCACCCACCTTCCAAAAGCCTCGCTGCTTCAATCCACTCCCCTGGCCCAAAGTCCCCCAGCCGTATCTTGCTGTATTATCGCTCCGAGGATGAAGCCTACGAGATCATCATTGATGCCTATCGTCTCTACCGCGACACCAGGTCTACGTCGACCAGACAAGCCGACCCGAACGATGTCTTCCGAGTGGTTCCCGACAGCCGTGATGACTTTCGTCAATTCCTGAATCTTGCAGAAAGTAGACCCGACTTGCTTCCTAGGTGGTGGTCGTCCCAGAAGACCAATGCGTGTCTGTATAAAGGGTCAGGTGAAGGTTGGAGCTCTTTGGCTGCCCGTGTCGACTATTTGGGAATTATTAAACACTATGGGAACCCTACAATTCCGCCTCATCTGTGGGACATGGCCAAAGTGGTCTACGGAGATCTATGGAGGAGCATTACAGGGTGGCCCGAGCGGTCCAAGGGCCTGGAAGAGCGGTTCAAAGATCTGGAGGAGCGGCTCAACCGCCTGGAGGAACGGTTAAAGGGCCTAAAGGAGCGGTTCAAGGGACTGAAGGAACTCAGTGACATGGAGGGGCGGTTCAAGAACCTGGTCCTGTGA
- a CDS encoding pyridoxine/pyridoxamine 5'-phosphate oxidase (COG:H;~EggNog:ENOG410PX2K;~InterPro:IPR019576,IPR000659,IPR011576,IPR012349;~PFAM:PF10590,PF12766,PF01243;~go_function: GO:0004733 - pyridoxamine-phosphate oxidase activity [Evidence IEA];~go_function: GO:0010181 - FMN binding [Evidence IEA];~go_process: GO:0008615 - pyridoxine biosynthetic process [Evidence IEA]), producing the protein MTAIPNLRATLRTLPVLQSPSTKAIDLNDFPSTPEEAFIAWLNEAILAGTQEPHAMTLSTVDQHGCPDARVLSLKDVDSRGWHFAVNGHSPKAEQLDLNQNVALTFHWREVGRQIRIRGKAALLSEEECRRDFQERPVRSKVAMLASKQSQRLESRGELDARVLEVEEGLLEGADLGLMGESALRVYAVKPSMVEFWQGSRDRLHRRIRFITNGDRDAWVKELLWP; encoded by the coding sequence ATGACAGCCATCCCAAACCTCAGAGCAACGCTCCGCACTCTCCCCGTCCTccaatccccatccaccaaAGCCATCGACCTCAACGACTTTCCCTCAACCCCAGAAGAAGCCTTCATAGCCTGGTTAAACGAAGCCATTTTAGCCGGAACTCAAGAACCACACGCCATGACCCTCTCAACAGTCGACCAACATGGCTGCCCAGATGCCCGTGTACTCAGCCTCAAGGACGTCGACAGTCGTGGCTGGCATTTCGCTGTGAATGGACACAGTCCCAAGGCCGAACAACTTGATCTAAACCAGAACGTTGCCCTAACTTTTCACTGGCGTGAGGTTGGGCGGCAAATCCGCATCCGCGGAAAGGCTGCGCTGTTGTCCGAGGAGGAATGTAGGAGGGATTTTCAAGAGAGGCCAGTTAGATCTAAGGTTGCTATGCTAGCTTCGAAACAAAGTCAGAGGCTTGAGAGTCGCGGGGAGCTCGATGCTCgggtgctggaggtggaggaggggctTTTGGAGGGAGCGGACTTGGGTTTGATGGGCGAGTCTGCCTTGAGGGTGTATGCAGTCAAACCTAGCATGGTGGAGTTTTGGCAGGGGTCGCGAGATCGACTTCATAGAAGAATACGTTTTATTACTAATGGGGATCGTGATGCCTGGGTGAAGGAGCTACTGTGGCCTTAG
- the nimX gene encoding cyclin-dependent serine/threonine-protein kinase CDC28 (COG:D;~EggNog:ENOG410PFG7;~InterPro:IPR017441,IPR008271,IPR000719,IPR011009;~PFAM:PF07714,PF00069;~go_function: GO:0004672 - protein kinase activity [Evidence IEA];~go_function: GO:0005524 - ATP binding [Evidence IEA];~go_process: GO:0006468 - protein phosphorylation [Evidence IEA]) produces MENYQKIEKIGEGTYGVVYKARELTHPNRIVALKKIRLEAEDEGVPSTAIREISLLKEMNDPNIVRLLNIVHADGHKLYLVFEFLDLDLKKYMEALPVSEGGRGKVLPDGSSLSRNLGLGDAMVKKFMAQLIEGIRYCHSHRVLHRDLKPQNLLIDRDGNLKLADFGLARAFGVPLRTYTHEVVTLWYRSPEILLGGRQYSTGVDMWSCGAIFAEMCTRKPLFPGDSEIDEIFKIFRLLGTPDEALWPGVTSFPDYKATFPKWKREETHNLVPGLEKDGLDLLEALLEYDPARRLSAKQACMHPYFQNGSSHYSGRTKRNGFH; encoded by the exons ATGGAGAACTATCAGAAGATTGAGAAAATCGGCGAGG GAACCTACGGTGTTGTTTACAAGGCTCGTGAACTCACCCACCCGAACCGCATCGTTGCATTGAAGAAAATCCGGctcgaagctgaagatgaaggcgtACCAAGCACCGCGATCCGCGAGATCTCCCTGCTTAAGGAAATGAACGACCCAAACATTGTTCGACTGCTCAACATCGTGCATGCAGATGGGCACAAGCTGTATCTTGTTTTCGAATTCCTCGACCTCGATCTCAAGAAATACATGGAAGCACTGCCGGTCAGTGAGGGTGGACGCGGCAAGGTTTTGCCAGACGGTTCCTCTCTCAGCAGGAACCTGGGTCTTGGAGATGCGATGGTCAAAAAGTTCATGGCACAATTGATTGAGGGCATCCGTTATTGCCACAGCCACAGAGTCCTACACCGTGACTTGAAACCTCAGAACCTCCTGATCGACCGTGACGGTAACCTGAAACTGGCCGATTTTGGACTGGCAAGGGCATTCGGTGTTCCCCTAAGAACCTACACACACGAG GTGGTGACGCTATGGTACCGATCCCCTGAAATCCTTCTGGGTGGCCGCCAGTACTCCACAGGTGTTGACATGTGGTCTTGTGGTGCCATTTTTGCTGAAATGTGTACTCGCAAGCCGCTGTTCCCTGGAGATTCCGAAATCGATGAGatcttcaagatcttccg ACTACTTGGTACTCCAGATGAAGCCCTCTGGCCAGGAGTTACCTCCTTCCCTGATTACAAGGCCACTTTCCCCAAGTGGAAGCGCGAAGAGACCCACAATCTGGTCCCTGGCCTCGAAAAGGATGGCCTTGACCTCCTGGAGGCCCTACTTGAGTATGACCCGGCCCGGCGCCTCTCGGCCAAACAGGCCTGCATGCACCCCTACTTCCAGAACGGCAGCTCGCACTATTCTGGTCGCACCAAGCGCAATGGCTTCCACTGA